From a region of the candidate division KSB1 bacterium genome:
- a CDS encoding pyridoxal phosphate-dependent aminotransferase, which produces MVSQKARSISPFIVMDVLERAQQLERQGKDIIHLEIGEPDFDTPERIRQAGIEAIRSGKTHYTHSLGIPELREAIAEHYQRRYGVALSPDRVIVTMGTSPALLLALCALVDEGDEVVITDPRYACYPNFLRQVSAVARSVRLWPEDGFDLHPEALREALTSRTKAVIINSPANPTGRVLSAKTLGAVAEITNMGPFLISDEIYHGLVYGAREHTILEFTDRAFVINGFSKYYAMTGWRLGFLIAPEEFVRPIQKLQQNLFVCASSIAQWAGVVALTEHHPELDEAVRTYDLRRRYMLQRLREIGFKVYGEPQGAFYILADARHICSDSYQLASEILEQALVAVAPGIDFGPGAEGFIRFSYANSIENIRRGLDRIQAYLRSREERTAKGTAAALR; this is translated from the coding sequence ATGGTTTCTCAGAAGGCGCGGAGCATTTCTCCGTTCATCGTAATGGATGTGCTGGAGCGAGCCCAGCAGCTGGAGAGGCAGGGCAAAGACATCATTCACCTGGAGATCGGCGAGCCCGATTTCGACACACCCGAGAGGATCCGCCAGGCTGGGATCGAAGCCATTCGAAGCGGCAAAACGCACTACACGCACAGTTTGGGCATCCCTGAGCTCCGGGAAGCCATCGCCGAGCATTACCAGCGCCGCTACGGGGTGGCGCTCTCGCCGGACCGGGTGATCGTAACGATGGGGACGTCTCCGGCTCTGCTGCTGGCCCTCTGCGCCCTTGTCGACGAAGGCGACGAGGTGGTGATCACAGACCCGCGCTACGCCTGCTATCCGAACTTTCTGCGCCAGGTGAGCGCGGTCGCACGCTCTGTACGCCTCTGGCCCGAGGATGGCTTCGATCTTCATCCCGAGGCTCTCCGCGAGGCTCTGACCTCCCGCACGAAAGCTGTGATCATCAACTCGCCAGCCAATCCAACGGGTCGGGTTCTGTCGGCCAAGACCCTCGGCGCCGTCGCCGAGATCACGAACATGGGCCCCTTCCTCATCTCCGACGAAATCTACCACGGCCTCGTCTACGGCGCCCGCGAACATACGATCCTCGAGTTCACCGACCGCGCCTTTGTCATCAACGGCTTTTCCAAGTACTACGCGATGACCGGCTGGAGACTGGGATTCCTCATCGCCCCTGAGGAGTTTGTTCGCCCCATCCAGAAGCTGCAACAGAATCTCTTCGTGTGCGCAAGTTCGATTGCCCAGTGGGCAGGCGTGGTGGCCCTCACCGAGCATCACCCAGAGCTTGATGAGGCCGTGCGGACCTACGACCTGCGTCGTCGCTATATGCTGCAAAGGCTGCGGGAGATCGGATTCAAGGTATACGGCGAGCCCCAAGGCGCCTTCTATATCCTCGCCGATGCCCGGCACATCTGTTCCGACTCGTACCAGCTGGCCTCCGAGATTCTGGAGCAGGCCCTTGTGGCTGTCGCTCCCGGTATCGATTTCGGCCCTGGCGCGGAAGGATTCATCCGGTTTAGCTACGCCAACTCCATCGAGAACATCCGCCGGGGGCTGGATCGGATCCAGGCGTACCTGCGGTCGCGCGAGGAGCGCACGGCCAAGGGCACGGCGGCCGCTCTTCGCTGA